A DNA window from Micromonospora sp. NBC_01739 contains the following coding sequences:
- a CDS encoding M50 family metallopeptidase yields the protein MSFAFGVALFALGILVSVSLHEAGHMLTAKAFGMKVTRYFVGFGPTIFSFKRGETEYGLKGIPLGGFCKIVGMTPQDDDVEPGDEKRAMWRYPVWKRTIVMSAGSITHFGLAIFAAWLAAMTFGLPNPDFPRDEQQIRAEPAVIAIQDCVLPDTTYRECAAGDAASPAGAAGLQNGDRITSINGTPINNYGELLTTLRATTPGSTATIGYERDGQPATTETTLATTKRPPIDNPEGPVTEVSALGVGLVLSTPGLVSYGPVEAVGATSTFIGDMAVATAQALQRLPEKVPALWTAITGGERDIDTPISVVGASVLGGEAVANNAWEIFIMLFISLNFFIGVFNLLPLLPLDGGHIAIAWFERARSWVYARLRRPDPGRVDYFKLMPFTYVVILIGGVFTLLTITADVVNPITLFPR from the coding sequence ATGTCGTTCGCGTTCGGGGTGGCGCTGTTCGCCCTCGGCATCCTGGTTTCGGTCAGCCTGCACGAGGCCGGCCACATGCTCACCGCCAAGGCCTTCGGAATGAAGGTCACCCGCTACTTCGTCGGCTTCGGCCCGACCATCTTCTCCTTCAAGCGGGGCGAGACCGAGTACGGCCTCAAGGGCATCCCCCTCGGTGGCTTCTGCAAGATCGTCGGGATGACCCCGCAGGACGACGACGTCGAACCCGGCGACGAGAAGCGGGCCATGTGGCGCTACCCGGTGTGGAAGCGGACCATCGTGATGTCCGCCGGGTCGATCACCCACTTCGGGCTGGCGATCTTCGCGGCCTGGCTGGCGGCGATGACCTTCGGCCTGCCCAACCCGGACTTCCCACGGGACGAGCAGCAGATCCGGGCCGAGCCCGCGGTGATCGCCATCCAGGACTGCGTCCTGCCGGACACCACCTACCGGGAGTGCGCCGCGGGCGACGCGGCCAGCCCCGCCGGGGCGGCCGGGCTGCAGAACGGCGACCGGATCACCTCGATCAACGGCACCCCGATCAACAACTACGGCGAGCTGCTGACCACCCTGCGGGCCACCACCCCGGGCAGCACCGCCACCATCGGGTACGAGCGTGACGGCCAGCCCGCCACCACGGAGACCACCCTGGCGACCACCAAGCGTCCGCCGATCGACAACCCGGAGGGTCCGGTCACCGAGGTCTCCGCGCTCGGTGTCGGCCTGGTCCTCTCCACCCCCGGCCTGGTCTCCTACGGTCCGGTGGAGGCCGTCGGCGCCACCAGCACCTTCATCGGCGACATGGCGGTGGCCACCGCCCAGGCCCTGCAGCGCCTGCCGGAGAAGGTCCCCGCCCTGTGGACCGCCATCACCGGTGGGGAACGTGACATCGACACCCCGATCAGCGTGGTCGGCGCCAGCGTGCTCGGCGGCGAGGCCGTCGCCAACAACGCCTGGGAAATCTTCATCATGCTGTTCATCTCGCTGAACTTCTTCATCGGGGTGTTCAACCTGCTGCCGCTGCTGCCCCTGGACGGCGGCCACATCGCCATCGCCTGGTTCGAACGGGCCCGCTCCTGGGTGTACGCGCGGCTGCGCCGCCCCGACCCGGGCCGTGTCGACTACTTCAAGCTGATGCCCTTCACGTACGTGGTGATCCTGATCGGTGGGGTGTTCACCCTGCTCACGATCACCGCGGACGTCGTCAACCCGATCACCCTCTTCCCAAGGTGA
- a CDS encoding GNAT family N-acetyltransferase, translating into MTIVTTERLLVRDWTDGPADLARLFEIYSRPEIAQWLGAASRFPLTDPTQAAELLARWQRRHAAYGDRYGLWAIEVRETGVLVGTVMIKLLPGRDEQVLTDDIEVGWHLHPQAWGNGYATEAARACLDREFATGTPLIHAVVAPGNTASVAVARRLGMTPVGRRSDWYGGAELETFVLARPA; encoded by the coding sequence ATGACGATCGTGACCACCGAGCGGCTACTCGTGCGGGACTGGACCGATGGGCCGGCGGATCTGGCCCGGCTGTTCGAGATCTACTCCCGGCCGGAGATCGCTCAGTGGCTCGGTGCCGCATCGAGGTTCCCGTTGACGGACCCGACACAGGCGGCGGAGTTGTTGGCGAGGTGGCAACGGCGACACGCGGCGTACGGCGACCGGTACGGCCTCTGGGCGATCGAGGTGCGGGAGACCGGCGTGCTGGTCGGCACGGTGATGATCAAGCTGTTGCCGGGGCGCGACGAGCAGGTGCTCACCGATGACATCGAGGTGGGCTGGCACCTGCACCCGCAGGCCTGGGGCAACGGGTACGCCACCGAAGCCGCTCGCGCCTGCCTGGACCGGGAATTCGCCACCGGGACACCGCTGATCCACGCGGTGGTCGCCCCGGGCAACACCGCCTCGGTGGCGGTGGCCCGTCGGCTCGGCATGACACCCGTCGGTCGCCGCAGCGACTGGTACGGCGGCGCGGAGTTGGAGACCTTCGTCCTGGCCCGCCCGGCGTGA
- a CDS encoding M14 family metallopeptidase → MAAPPDPGERGPAAASPRGQSDTELPFGVGPGKRGRSADAPGRKPSQPAASAKLPGKPRNDVIADVPVELTDASIPLNLIPYHDIPAALRNLQRSNRINVEVIGQSVLGRDLHLVVATAPMSDAQWKTWQQLSDLRISDPHAAQAKLAAGGYANWRTPLFVNNNIHGNEWEGTDASLQILQDLAFSSDPAIVDMLNKHVFAFVVTNNPDGRVAATRANANGFDMNRDYITASQPEVRAVRAQLVRYSPLTMLDIHGYVNCTLIEPTTGPHGDNYEYDLYIKHALRNALSMERAVLATGENRASCTNSDGTRRNDIPFRDRTQGWDDWPPIFTPMYAMYHGAIGHTIEVPLNPRGNLTVAERHERTRINTAVAAATIRGNFEYATQNREELLANQLEWFRRGVDGESTRPIDDPLAISLARGDNIKTHLQDFARAYVIPAGKDQRSATAAARLVQFMLDNDLEVQRASRPFKLGRTHYEAGTYVVDMRQAKRGLASTLLGVGRDVTNDFNAMYDISAWSHGHLWGATVQQVDGNIKLDDKALRPVTEAHATGSVPPGKQSHYGLVVDSVAGIQAVNKLLNDGVRLSRTADGTFVVPGDLSVVRQVAEAYGVEFIRMTPPQVRNTTGVSKTRLGVAANGGEIFALQQMGFEPISVTHTAFNNGTLSFADFDAFFVSTTSFNPLSLNATQAAAFNQWLANGGTIVGRGSSGKQFNDRAGLLDVTIAAGRSDANGIVKVVNDPASPITGNALPTAFVDAPQYFTRVGDGVRVDQRLAAEGFFLAGHWGGQEAAAGHAVVVSGVAKGANVTLFGTEPLFRAHPEGLYPQVAAALWQ, encoded by the coding sequence GTGGCAGCACCCCCTGACCCGGGAGAGCGCGGCCCGGCCGCTGCCTCGCCGCGCGGCCAGTCCGACACCGAACTGCCCTTCGGCGTCGGGCCTGGCAAGCGCGGACGCTCCGCCGACGCTCCCGGCCGGAAGCCCAGCCAGCCGGCCGCATCGGCGAAACTGCCCGGCAAACCGCGTAACGATGTCATCGCCGACGTGCCGGTGGAGCTGACCGACGCGTCGATCCCGCTCAACCTCATCCCGTACCACGACATCCCGGCTGCCCTGCGCAACCTGCAGCGCAGCAACCGGATCAACGTGGAGGTGATCGGCCAGTCCGTGCTCGGCCGGGACCTGCACCTGGTGGTGGCCACCGCACCGATGAGCGACGCCCAGTGGAAGACCTGGCAGCAGCTGTCGGACCTGCGGATCAGCGACCCGCACGCGGCCCAGGCCAAGCTGGCCGCCGGTGGGTACGCCAACTGGCGCACCCCGCTGTTCGTCAACAACAACATCCACGGCAACGAGTGGGAAGGCACCGACGCCAGCCTCCAGATCCTGCAGGACCTGGCCTTCTCCTCCGACCCGGCGATCGTGGACATGCTCAACAAGCACGTCTTCGCCTTCGTGGTCACCAACAACCCGGATGGGCGGGTGGCCGCTACCCGGGCCAACGCCAACGGCTTCGACATGAACCGTGACTACATCACGGCCTCGCAGCCGGAGGTCCGCGCGGTGCGGGCCCAGCTGGTCCGCTACAGCCCGTTGACCATGTTGGACATCCACGGGTACGTCAACTGCACCCTGATCGAGCCGACCACCGGTCCGCACGGTGACAACTACGAGTACGACCTGTACATCAAGCACGCCCTGCGCAACGCCCTGTCCATGGAGCGGGCCGTGCTGGCCACCGGGGAGAACCGGGCCAGCTGCACCAACTCCGACGGCACCCGGCGCAACGACATTCCGTTCCGGGACCGCACCCAGGGCTGGGACGACTGGCCGCCGATCTTCACCCCGATGTACGCGATGTACCACGGCGCCATCGGCCACACCATCGAGGTGCCGCTGAACCCCCGGGGCAACCTGACGGTCGCCGAGCGCCACGAGCGCACCCGGATCAACACCGCCGTTGCCGCCGCCACCATCCGGGGCAACTTCGAGTACGCCACCCAGAACCGCGAGGAGCTGCTCGCCAACCAGCTGGAGTGGTTCCGCCGTGGGGTGGACGGTGAGTCGACCCGGCCGATCGACGACCCGCTGGCCATCTCCCTGGCCCGCGGCGACAACATCAAGACCCACCTGCAGGACTTCGCCCGGGCGTACGTCATCCCGGCCGGTAAGGACCAGCGCAGCGCCACTGCGGCGGCCCGGCTGGTGCAGTTCATGCTCGACAACGACCTTGAGGTGCAGCGCGCCAGTCGGCCGTTCAAGCTGGGCCGTACGCACTACGAGGCCGGCACCTACGTCGTCGACATGCGTCAGGCCAAGCGGGGACTGGCCAGCACCCTGCTCGGGGTCGGGCGGGACGTGACCAACGACTTCAACGCGATGTACGACATCTCGGCCTGGAGTCACGGTCACCTGTGGGGCGCCACCGTGCAGCAGGTGGACGGCAACATCAAGCTGGACGACAAGGCGCTGCGTCCGGTGACCGAGGCCCACGCCACCGGTTCCGTGCCGCCGGGCAAGCAGTCCCACTACGGGCTGGTCGTCGACTCCGTGGCCGGCATCCAGGCCGTCAACAAGCTGCTCAACGACGGGGTACGGCTGTCCCGGACCGCCGACGGCACCTTCGTGGTGCCCGGTGACCTGTCCGTGGTCCGTCAGGTCGCCGAGGCGTACGGGGTGGAGTTCATCCGGATGACCCCGCCGCAGGTCCGCAACACCACCGGAGTGTCGAAGACCCGCCTGGGTGTCGCGGCCAACGGTGGTGAGATCTTCGCCCTGCAGCAGATGGGCTTCGAGCCGATCTCGGTGACCCACACCGCCTTCAACAACGGCACCCTGTCCTTCGCCGACTTCGACGCCTTCTTCGTCTCGACGACGTCGTTCAACCCGCTGAGCCTCAACGCCACCCAGGCCGCCGCCTTCAACCAGTGGCTGGCGAACGGCGGCACCATCGTCGGGCGCGGGTCCAGCGGCAAGCAGTTCAACGACCGCGCCGGTCTGCTCGACGTGACCATCGCGGCGGGACGCAGCGACGCCAACGGCATCGTGAAGGTGGTCAACGACCCGGCTTCGCCGATCACGGGTAACGCGCTGCCGACCGCCTTCGTCGACGCGCCGCAGTACTTCACCCGCGTCGGTGACGGCGTACGTGTCGACCAGCGCCTGGCTGCGGAGGGCTTCTTCCTCGCCGGGCACTGGGGTGGCCAGGAGGCCGCCGCCGGTCACGCGGTAGTGGTCAGTGGCGTGGCGAAGGGGGCGAACGTGACCCTGTTCGGCACGGAGCCGCTGTTCCGGGCCCACCCCGAGGGCCTCTACCCGCAGGTCGCCGCCGCCCTCTGGCAGTAA
- a CDS encoding GNAT family N-acetyltransferase, which produces MTVASTDRLVLREWTDAPTDLARIYEIYSREDVMRWLGGGAGRLLEPEQAAERLATWRQRFAPYHGRYGFWAIEVRDTGKVAGSVLLKPLPGADGHTPTEDIEVGWHLHPDSWGYGYATEAARAVLAREFATGNPQVYAVVMPGNERSMAVCRRLGMTYVGRRSDWYGGTEVETFLLTAE; this is translated from the coding sequence ATGACCGTAGCCAGCACCGACCGGCTGGTCCTGCGAGAGTGGACCGACGCGCCGACCGACCTAGCCCGGATCTACGAGATCTACTCCCGGGAAGACGTGATGCGTTGGCTGGGCGGGGGAGCGGGACGGCTGCTCGAACCGGAACAGGCCGCCGAGCGGCTGGCCACCTGGCGGCAGCGCTTCGCCCCGTACCACGGGCGGTACGGCTTCTGGGCGATCGAGGTACGCGACACCGGCAAGGTGGCGGGCAGCGTACTGCTCAAGCCGTTGCCCGGCGCGGACGGCCATACCCCGACCGAGGACATCGAGGTGGGGTGGCATCTGCACCCCGACTCCTGGGGTTACGGCTACGCCACCGAGGCGGCCCGGGCCGTGCTGGCCCGCGAGTTCGCCACCGGCAACCCCCAGGTGTACGCGGTGGTCATGCCGGGCAACGAGCGATCCATGGCGGTCTGTCGACGACTCGGCATGACCTATGTGGGCCGACGCTCCGACTGGTACGGCGGCACCGAGGTGGAGACCTTCCTCCTGACCGCTGAGTAG
- a CDS encoding DUF397 domain-containing protein codes for MWRTSSRSGGNGECVEVAGFADAVGVRDSKDRQGAELSFGPESWTRFVAAAREGRFGVRG; via the coding sequence ATGTGGCGCACGTCGTCCCGGTCCGGCGGCAACGGTGAATGCGTGGAGGTGGCGGGGTTCGCTGATGCCGTCGGCGTACGCGACAGCAAGGATCGGCAGGGCGCGGAGCTGAGCTTCGGCCCCGAGAGCTGGACCCGGTTCGTCGCCGCCGCCCGCGAGGGCCGATTCGGCGTGCGCGGCTGA
- a CDS encoding Uma2 family endonuclease: MAQAAYAPEPAPDADDRPAGPSFDVLRWHDEPWTAQLALDLLPETNGPKVEVLSGSVIVTPHAGYDHQDAELDLAYLLKQAARKAKLWLYAEANVVSGQDLFIPDLVVLRVPGGGRTTMDIRHAVLLGEVVSPGNRRKDIIDRPREYGTAGVPFFLRVDLRNRVPTIALFELIDGEYRPVAAAAAGNTFVMREPFEFSIDPADLLGEEAPLEEENPPSEES; this comes from the coding sequence ATGGCCCAGGCCGCGTACGCGCCCGAACCCGCGCCGGACGCCGATGACCGGCCCGCCGGGCCGTCGTTCGACGTGCTGCGGTGGCACGACGAGCCGTGGACCGCTCAGCTCGCCCTCGACCTGTTGCCGGAGACCAACGGCCCCAAGGTTGAGGTCCTGAGCGGAAGCGTGATCGTGACACCCCACGCCGGATATGACCACCAGGATGCCGAGCTTGATCTCGCGTACCTGTTGAAGCAGGCTGCCCGGAAGGCCAAGCTGTGGCTCTACGCGGAGGCGAACGTCGTCTCCGGGCAGGATCTGTTCATCCCCGACCTCGTCGTGCTGCGCGTTCCCGGAGGGGGGCGCACGACCATGGACATCAGGCATGCCGTTCTGCTCGGTGAGGTCGTGTCGCCCGGCAATCGGCGTAAGGACATCATCGATCGTCCCCGCGAGTACGGTACGGCCGGCGTACCCTTCTTCCTCCGGGTCGACCTGCGTAACCGAGTCCCCACCATCGCACTGTTCGAGCTGATCGACGGCGAGTACCGACCGGTGGCCGCCGCTGCGGCCGGAAATACCTTCGTGATGCGGGAGCCGTTCGAGTTCTCGATCGATCCGGCTGACCTGCTCGGCGAGGAAGCTCCGTTGGAAGAGGAGAACCCTCCGAGCGAGGAGAGCTGA
- a CDS encoding YhjD/YihY/BrkB family envelope integrity protein: MGAAWRRTRRITQAAFRPVRGRDLSLHAAAITFYGAIAVVPVALLAIWLTSLLAGADQVRRLTGYAVEALPDAIGAPHAVAALVEAGVGLTPWLALAAVLPASLYGEGLRRAFVSVAAPRSDEHLVGWRGRLLLLPLLAPAPALLLAILLALPTTTGLVRRGGWAGALGVVLSFLAVWLVLTPVLLWVFRVVGPASPDWLSTLLVGSFTAANLSGFLHGFVLFASLPLDLGLPFGGLDEVGAAVAVLLWLYLFHVIVLAGYSATLALSTWRTRREARP, encoded by the coding sequence ATGGGTGCAGCATGGCGACGGACGAGGCGGATCACCCAGGCCGCCTTCCGGCCGGTACGCGGACGGGACCTGTCACTGCACGCCGCCGCGATCACCTTCTACGGTGCGATCGCCGTGGTGCCGGTGGCCCTGCTGGCCATCTGGCTGACCAGCCTGCTGGCGGGAGCCGACCAGGTCCGGCGACTCACCGGGTACGCCGTGGAGGCGCTGCCGGACGCGATCGGTGCCCCGCACGCGGTGGCCGCCCTGGTCGAGGCCGGGGTGGGCCTGACCCCGTGGCTGGCCCTGGCCGCGGTGCTGCCCGCCTCGCTGTACGGCGAAGGGCTGCGCCGGGCCTTCGTGTCGGTCGCCGCCCCCCGCTCGGACGAACACCTGGTCGGCTGGCGGGGACGACTGTTGCTGCTGCCCCTGCTCGCGCCGGCCCCGGCGCTGCTGCTGGCCATCCTGCTGGCCCTGCCGACCACCACCGGCCTGGTCCGCCGGGGCGGCTGGGCCGGTGCCCTAGGGGTGGTGCTCTCCTTCCTGGCCGTGTGGCTGGTGCTCACCCCGGTGCTGCTCTGGGTCTTCCGGGTGGTCGGTCCCGCCTCCCCGGACTGGCTCTCCACCCTGCTGGTGGGTTCGTTCACCGCGGCGAACCTCTCCGGCTTCCTGCACGGCTTCGTCCTGTTCGCCTCCCTCCCCCTCGACCTGGGCCTCCCCTTCGGTGGCCTGGACGAGGTAGGCGCCGCCGTAGCCGTCCTCCTCTGGCTCTACCTCTTCCACGTCATAGTCCTGGCCGGCTACTCCGCCACCCTCGCCCTCTCCACCTGGCGCACCCGCCGTGAGGCGCGCCCCTGA
- the dxr gene encoding 1-deoxy-D-xylulose-5-phosphate reductoisomerase, with amino-acid sequence MSSPRDLVLLGCTGSIGTQAIDIVRRNPDRFRVVALGAGGGNVGLLAAQALELGVEAVGVAKASAAQDLQLAFYAEASRRGWASGEFKLPKIVAGPDAMTELAQWPCDVVLNGVVGSLGLAPTLAALRAGRTLALANKESLVAGGSLVKAAVTRPEQIVPVDSEHSALAQCLRGGTRGEVRRLIVTASGGPFRGRRRDELTAVTPEQALAHPTWNMGPVVTINSATMVNKALEVIEAHELFDVPYADITVMVHPQSVIHSMVEFVDGSTIAQASPPDMRLPIALGLGWPDRVPDAAGAVDWSKSHTWEFAPLDDTAFPAVALAKAAGEAGRCRPAIYNAANEECVAAFVAGRLPFLGIVDTLQRVLEGAPDFGEPGTVEDVLEAESWARAHAQEIIAAAVEGA; translated from the coding sequence GTGAGTTCCCCCCGTGATCTTGTGCTGTTGGGTTGTACCGGGTCGATCGGTACCCAGGCCATCGACATCGTGCGGCGCAACCCGGACCGGTTCCGGGTGGTGGCGCTGGGTGCCGGTGGCGGCAATGTAGGGCTGCTCGCCGCCCAGGCCCTGGAACTCGGCGTCGAGGCGGTCGGGGTGGCCAAGGCCTCTGCCGCGCAGGATCTTCAGTTGGCCTTCTACGCCGAGGCGAGCCGGCGGGGCTGGGCCTCCGGGGAGTTCAAGCTGCCCAAGATCGTGGCCGGGCCGGACGCGATGACCGAGTTGGCGCAGTGGCCGTGTGACGTCGTACTCAACGGGGTGGTGGGGTCCCTCGGGCTCGCGCCGACCCTGGCCGCGCTGCGCGCCGGGCGTACCCTCGCGTTGGCCAACAAGGAGTCCCTGGTGGCCGGCGGCTCGCTGGTCAAGGCCGCGGTGACCCGGCCGGAGCAGATCGTCCCGGTGGACTCGGAGCACTCGGCGCTGGCGCAGTGCCTGCGCGGCGGCACCCGGGGTGAGGTACGCCGGCTGATCGTCACCGCCAGTGGTGGGCCGTTCCGGGGTAGGCGGCGCGACGAGTTGACAGCCGTCACGCCCGAGCAGGCCCTGGCGCACCCGACCTGGAACATGGGGCCGGTGGTCACGATCAACTCGGCGACCATGGTCAACAAGGCGTTGGAGGTGATCGAGGCGCACGAGCTGTTCGACGTGCCGTACGCCGACATCACCGTGATGGTGCACCCCCAGTCGGTGATCCACTCGATGGTGGAGTTCGTCGACGGGTCCACGATCGCCCAGGCCAGCCCGCCGGACATGCGGCTGCCGATCGCCCTGGGACTCGGCTGGCCGGACCGGGTGCCGGACGCCGCCGGAGCCGTGGACTGGAGCAAGAGTCACACCTGGGAGTTCGCGCCGCTGGACGACACCGCGTTCCCGGCGGTGGCGCTGGCCAAGGCGGCCGGCGAGGCGGGGCGCTGCCGGCCGGCGATCTACAACGCGGCCAACGAGGAGTGCGTCGCGGCGTTCGTCGCCGGGCGACTGCCCTTCCTCGGCATCGTCGACACGTTACAGCGGGTGTTGGAGGGGGCTCCCGATTTCGGTGAACCGGGTACCGTCGAGGACGTACTCGAAGCCGAGTCGTGGGCCCGCGCGCACGCGCAGGAGATCATCGCTGCTGCGGTGGAAGGAGCTTGA
- a CDS encoding helix-turn-helix domain-containing protein, with product MDDSGSTVPRRQLGRYLRELRENAHVTVVAAAKELEWSTPRIWRYETGQVPMHPNDVEAMCRVYRATPETIQTMRALARETKAHGWWHSYGEVIKDWFKLYVGLEAAATRIRKYEGNLIPGLLQTVEYMAEVIATDHPDLSPAEQQARVDVRLRRQRLLARAVPRAPYYDVILSEAVLRRPLRDLSAMARQLDALMVAGRQHNIKIRVLPLAAGLFRWVETGTFTMLDFPTDVREPEPTTIYMDGPCGAVYLDKPHEIQTYEDAWRSLGQRALDVDDSRELITAIAKEMTHEA from the coding sequence GTGGACGACTCGGGCAGCACCGTCCCGCGTAGGCAACTCGGCAGATATTTGAGAGAACTTCGCGAAAACGCGCATGTAACGGTGGTCGCGGCCGCGAAGGAACTGGAATGGTCGACGCCGCGAATTTGGCGGTACGAAACCGGCCAGGTCCCCATGCACCCGAACGACGTGGAGGCGATGTGCCGGGTGTATCGCGCGACCCCGGAGACCATCCAGACCATGCGTGCCCTGGCCCGGGAAACCAAGGCACACGGCTGGTGGCACAGCTACGGGGAGGTAATCAAGGACTGGTTCAAGCTCTATGTCGGCCTGGAGGCCGCCGCGACCAGAATCCGGAAGTACGAGGGCAACCTGATTCCCGGCCTGTTGCAGACGGTCGAGTACATGGCCGAGGTCATCGCGACGGACCATCCGGACCTGTCCCCGGCGGAGCAGCAGGCCAGGGTGGATGTCCGGCTGCGCCGACAGCGGTTGTTGGCTCGGGCGGTGCCCCGGGCGCCCTACTACGACGTGATTCTCAGCGAGGCGGTGCTGCGTCGGCCGCTGCGTGACCTGTCAGCCATGGCCCGGCAACTCGACGCGCTGATGGTGGCGGGTCGACAGCACAACATCAAGATCCGGGTGCTCCCGTTGGCCGCCGGGCTGTTCCGCTGGGTTGAGACAGGCACCTTCACCATGCTCGACTTCCCGACCGACGTGCGGGAGCCGGAGCCGACCACGATCTACATGGACGGTCCGTGCGGCGCGGTTTACCTTGACAAGCCGCACGAGATCCAGACCTACGAGGATGCTTGGCGTTCGCTCGGCCAGCGGGCGCTCGATGTCGATGACTCCCGTGAGCTGATCACGGCGATCGCGAAGGAGATGACCCATGAAGCGTGA
- a CDS encoding DivIVA domain-containing protein, with the protein MIYLSGERPLPQHVRAASFDTRLRGLDPTQVYAYLDRLAEEMERLHRELTTANTEAERIRQALRQWQSRQAAHRHHRRES; encoded by the coding sequence ATGATCTACCTGTCCGGGGAGCGCCCACTCCCCCAGCACGTCCGCGCCGCCAGTTTCGACACCCGGCTACGCGGCCTCGACCCCACCCAGGTGTACGCCTACCTCGACCGGCTCGCCGAGGAGATGGAACGTCTGCACCGCGAACTGACCACCGCCAACACCGAAGCCGAACGCATCCGGCAGGCACTACGACAGTGGCAGTCCCGCCAGGCCGCCCACCGCCACCACCGCCGGGAGTCGTGA
- a CDS encoding endonuclease V, with translation MASGSVAPGSVAAAEGIQEQLRQRLDLHEHLTTAPRLVAGIDVSYDKSSPRVTAAAVVFDLATGVEVESAVVPGEVTFPYVPGLLAFREVPILLTALDRLATPPDLVVCDGYGIAHPRRFGLACHLGVVTGLPTFGVAKTPFVAGYDEPGRSRGDWSPLRADGEVLGRVLRTQTGVKPVFVSVGHRTTLDQATTLTLDLSPRYRLPEVIRRADFLSREALRRVRRGR, from the coding sequence ATGGCTTCTGGCTCGGTGGCTCCTGGCTCGGTGGCTGCGGCCGAGGGCATCCAGGAGCAGTTGCGGCAGCGTCTCGACCTGCACGAACACCTGACCACCGCGCCACGACTCGTGGCTGGCATCGACGTCTCGTACGACAAATCGTCGCCGCGTGTCACGGCCGCCGCGGTGGTCTTCGACCTGGCCACCGGCGTCGAGGTGGAGTCGGCCGTCGTGCCCGGCGAGGTGACCTTTCCGTACGTCCCCGGGCTGCTGGCGTTTCGCGAGGTGCCGATCCTGCTGACGGCGCTCGACCGGCTCGCTACCCCTCCCGACCTGGTGGTGTGCGACGGGTACGGCATCGCCCATCCTCGACGCTTCGGCCTGGCCTGTCACCTGGGTGTGGTCACCGGGCTGCCGACCTTCGGGGTGGCGAAGACCCCCTTCGTCGCCGGGTACGACGAGCCGGGCAGGAGCCGGGGCGACTGGTCGCCGCTGCGGGCCGACGGCGAGGTGCTGGGCCGGGTGCTGCGTACCCAGACCGGGGTCAAGCCGGTGTTCGTGTCGGTGGGCCACCGCACCACCCTCGACCAGGCGACCACCCTGACCCTCGACCTGAGCCCGCGCTACCGCCTTCCGGAGGTCATCCGCCGAGCCGACTTCCTCTCCCGCGAAGCCCTCCGCAGGGTCCGTCGTGGTCGTTAG